One window from the genome of Bdellovibrio sp. ArHS encodes:
- a CDS encoding PBECR2 nuclease fold domain-containing protein, whose protein sequence is MAKTKSRAKKKTTSASEKEYIVVDEAAGLIFDSETDLYGYFQSAIDKLETEYQSLRSPDDYNDEEQIALEHYLEATLDEPDEVWMDDKTFEEFPVYHFLKNIDQGDEAFKYVAVAYVSSEDEYPTFVFIHFPTKDSRLWQNYQRGEMAYDKNFETVAEGAIEGDALGEGDPLAMGLYLAMLKVRGEKDIPQDKFPEFAALREETIESADEIWRKNDLDGNVLVSFIKEFPDHENVKDLAYIAVTQEDEDSNVHSLLFSFPTTDRTLVDRYRQGENLQADEVSQESAH, encoded by the coding sequence ATGGCGAAAACTAAATCCCGTGCGAAGAAAAAAACCACCAGTGCCTCTGAAAAAGAGTACATCGTCGTCGATGAAGCGGCGGGACTTATTTTTGATTCCGAGACGGATCTTTACGGCTATTTCCAGTCAGCTATCGATAAACTCGAGACAGAGTATCAATCTTTACGAAGTCCTGACGATTATAATGACGAAGAGCAAATTGCCCTAGAGCATTATCTTGAGGCGACCTTAGATGAACCTGATGAAGTCTGGATGGACGATAAAACTTTTGAAGAGTTCCCGGTTTATCACTTTCTCAAGAATATTGATCAAGGCGATGAAGCCTTTAAGTATGTCGCGGTGGCCTATGTGTCATCTGAAGACGAATATCCGACCTTTGTATTTATCCATTTCCCGACAAAAGACAGCCGTTTGTGGCAAAACTATCAACGCGGCGAAATGGCCTACGACAAAAATTTCGAGACTGTTGCTGAAGGCGCCATCGAAGGCGACGCTTTAGGCGAAGGTGATCCGTTGGCCATGGGGCTTTATTTGGCCATGTTGAAGGTGCGCGGGGAAAAAGACATTCCTCAGGATAAATTCCCGGAATTTGCCGCTCTTCGCGAAGAAACCATCGAAAGCGCCGATGAAATTTGGCGTAAGAATGATTTGGATGGGAATGTTCTGGTCAGCTTTATCAAGGAATTTCCCGATCACGAAAATGTGAAGGATCTTGCCTATATTGCTGTCACTCAAGAGGACGAAGATTCAAACGTGCATTCGTTGCTATTTTCTTTCCCGACAACGGATCGCACGCTGGTGGATCGTTATCGGCAGGGAGAGAATCTGCAGGCCGACGAAGTCTCTCAAGAGTCTGCTCACTAG
- a CDS encoding helix-turn-helix transcriptional regulator, with product MGKDLGEFRTYIQSHFEKWGFTKAESEIGLLILRGMSLREIAGQRGTSETTTRQQALSLYKKASVDGRHQLSAFFLEQLLVGGGPKPSGRAD from the coding sequence ATGGGAAAAGATCTCGGAGAATTCCGAACTTATATTCAAAGTCATTTCGAAAAATGGGGATTCACAAAGGCCGAAAGCGAGATCGGTCTTCTCATTTTGCGCGGGATGAGTCTTCGCGAAATCGCGGGACAACGGGGAACGTCTGAAACAACGACCCGTCAACAAGCTTTGAGTCTCTATAAAAAGGCCTCCGTGGACGGGCGGCATCAGTTATCTGCATTTTTCTTAGAACAACTGTTGGTGGGTGGCGGTCCTAAGCCTTCCGGTCGAGCCGATTAA
- a CDS encoding matrixin family metalloprotease, giving the protein MLKWLGTALVLITVISIQACAPKSQEDCGFVQNVYGERVSWKSDVPVTMYIHAQIPDSMVPAIVRAADTWEKTAGRKLFNIVTSTRYTGPINPHKDGVNVIYLMSSWEDNRASEQGRTSVYWIGDLIKEADIRLNAADFGFYWNGQTLTRAAKADRQGSAPVNIEALVLHEMGHVLGLKHKDGSGSVMATYLAAGDDRVILAGVDQSALQCEY; this is encoded by the coding sequence ATGCTGAAGTGGCTTGGGACCGCATTGGTCCTTATTACAGTTATATCGATTCAAGCCTGTGCGCCGAAGTCACAAGAGGACTGCGGCTTCGTGCAAAACGTATATGGCGAACGGGTCTCCTGGAAAAGCGACGTGCCAGTGACCATGTACATCCACGCGCAAATACCTGACTCTATGGTTCCAGCAATTGTTCGTGCTGCCGACACTTGGGAAAAGACGGCGGGTCGCAAACTTTTTAATATCGTCACATCGACTCGTTATACGGGGCCCATCAATCCGCATAAGGATGGCGTCAACGTGATCTATCTGATGTCTTCTTGGGAGGACAATCGCGCTTCAGAGCAGGGGCGCACGAGCGTCTACTGGATTGGGGACCTGATTAAAGAAGCGGATATCCGCTTGAATGCGGCTGATTTTGGCTTCTATTGGAATGGTCAAACTCTGACTCGTGCGGCGAAGGCGGATCGCCAAGGCTCTGCGCCGGTGAATATCGAGGCCCTTGTATTACACGAGATGGGGCATGTTTTAGGTCTTAAGCATAAAGATGGTTCAGGCTCCGTGATGGCCACGTATTTAGCGGCTGGTGATGATCGCGTGATTTTGGCGGGCGTCGATCAATCGGCCCTTCAGTGCGAGTATTAA
- a CDS encoding isocitrate/isopropylmalate family dehydrogenase, producing the protein MTKLTVIPGDGIGPEIMTQVIRVLKHVRAPFEYEEHQAGEVALHTLGDLLPQTTVDSINQTKLAIKGPTTTPVGGGHKSINVTMRQKFDLYANVRPVRSLPGVNCVCNDVDLTIVRENTEDLYAGIERMVDENTAESIKRITRKGSERIARYAYDLAQRTGKNRVAIVHKANIMKMSDGLFLKVAQEVGWQYPNITTKDVIVDNACMQLVTKPQQFDVIVTENLYGDILSDLCAGLVGGLGVVPGANIGEKAAIFEAVHGSAPDIAGQNKANPTALLQSAVMMLQHVHESAKADAIMKALIAALSDVNARTGDLGGKGTTVSFTDAIIQKLG; encoded by the coding sequence ATGACTAAACTCACAGTGATTCCTGGTGATGGTATCGGCCCTGAGATCATGACTCAGGTGATCCGCGTTCTTAAACATGTTCGAGCTCCATTTGAGTATGAAGAGCATCAAGCTGGTGAAGTGGCTTTGCATACGTTGGGTGATCTTCTTCCGCAAACAACGGTGGATTCCATTAATCAAACGAAGCTGGCCATTAAAGGTCCTACGACGACACCGGTTGGTGGTGGTCACAAATCCATCAACGTGACAATGAGACAGAAGTTTGATCTTTACGCCAACGTTCGCCCCGTACGCTCTTTACCGGGCGTCAACTGCGTCTGCAATGACGTTGACTTGACGATCGTGCGCGAAAATACGGAAGACCTTTATGCTGGTATCGAGCGCATGGTGGACGAAAATACCGCTGAGAGCATCAAACGTATTACACGCAAAGGCTCTGAGCGCATTGCCCGCTACGCTTACGACCTGGCTCAACGCACTGGTAAAAACCGAGTCGCCATTGTTCACAAAGCAAATATCATGAAAATGTCAGACGGTCTTTTCCTGAAGGTCGCGCAGGAAGTGGGCTGGCAGTATCCCAACATCACAACAAAAGATGTGATCGTAGACAACGCCTGCATGCAATTGGTTACCAAGCCACAACAGTTCGATGTGATCGTTACCGAAAATCTTTATGGCGACATCCTAAGTGATCTTTGCGCCGGCTTAGTCGGCGGACTTGGGGTCGTGCCGGGCGCCAACATCGGTGAAAAAGCGGCGATCTTTGAAGCCGTTCACGGATCAGCTCCAGATATCGCGGGCCAGAACAAAGCCAATCCGACAGCCTTGTTACAGTCCGCTGTGATGATGCTTCAACACGTCCACGAAAGTGCGAAGGCAGATGCTATTATGAAGGCGCTGATTGCGGCTCTTTCTGACGTGAACGCGCGTACGGGCGACCTGGGTGGTAAAGGCACGACGGTTTCCTTCACTGACGCTATCATTCAAAAATTAGGATAA
- a CDS encoding coenzyme F420-0:L-glutamate ligase — protein sequence MSKTLKVCPIQTGIFHPGDDLVEFILRSVDPSLWREKTILAITSKIVSIAENRFESLEKIDKKSLIRREADHDLGEIGHGVSLTIKHGVMLPAAGIDESNSENGDYILYPLDPYASTEKLRTALRQRLGIQDLGILLTDSRTGPLRMGVTGVALAVAGFHPLRNMIGQEDIFGRPLKMTKINLADSLAAAAVLMMGEANERCPLAILTETPVDFTDAPQIKEWQVDMQDDMYLPLYKHLLK from the coding sequence ATGAGCAAAACGCTGAAGGTCTGCCCGATTCAAACTGGCATTTTTCATCCTGGTGATGATCTGGTGGAGTTCATTCTTCGTTCTGTCGATCCGTCCCTGTGGCGGGAGAAAACCATACTGGCGATCACGTCAAAGATCGTCAGTATTGCCGAAAATCGTTTTGAATCTTTAGAAAAGATCGACAAAAAATCACTGATCCGGCGCGAAGCCGATCACGATTTAGGTGAAATCGGCCACGGCGTCAGTCTCACCATCAAACATGGCGTGATGTTACCTGCGGCTGGTATTGATGAATCCAACTCTGAAAACGGCGATTACATTCTATATCCGCTCGATCCCTATGCCTCCACCGAAAAACTGCGCACAGCTTTGCGCCAACGTTTAGGCATTCAGGACTTGGGGATTCTTTTGACAGACTCTCGCACCGGTCCTCTGCGCATGGGTGTCACTGGCGTGGCCTTGGCCGTCGCGGGATTTCATCCTTTGCGCAATATGATCGGCCAGGAAGATATTTTTGGCCGACCTCTTAAAATGACTAAGATCAATCTTGCCGATAGCCTTGCGGCTGCGGCAGTGCTGATGATGGGAGAAGCCAACGAGCGCTGTCCTTTGGCGATTCTCACAGAAACGCCCGTCGACTTTACGGATGCTCCACAGATAAAGGAATGGCAGGTCGACATGCAAGACGACATGTATCTTCCTTTATATAAGCATCTGCTGAAATAA